A window of the Mastacembelus armatus unplaced genomic scaffold, fMasArm1.2, whole genome shotgun sequence genome harbors these coding sequences:
- the LOC113129669 gene encoding putative protein TPRXL gives MRIRTSKSEAMLKQKRTPLRFQSYFQSFSAPTIAFPVRFLSCFQSFSAQSFSVVPLQSPASPSSEFPAGLSPEFLTSSLVQSPASLSPEFLTSSLPQCSVSPSPEFLGESPASSLPQSPATPSPEFPAGLSAEFLASSSSQSPASPSPQSLSNHSASANSSPQSPASLSPQSPAGLSPKSLASPESSEGAQCSLSILQPEASALQPQPSTLQPEPRTYARLRGCPPEQPQVSTRLRGRPPERSQNFWGLRGRPPEQPQTLNSPKGCPLGPLRLPGQYGGRPPDRGLSSPTPTLWHTPPTR, from the exons ATGAGAATCcgcacctccaagtccgaggccatg ctaaaacaaaaacgaaccccgctgaggttccagtCCTACTTCCAGAGCTTCAGTGCGCCGACGATAGCGTTCCCAGTGAGGTTCTTGTCCTGCTTCCAGAGCTTCAGTGCGCAGAGCTTCAGTGTGGTTCCCTTacagtctccagccagcccttCGTCTGAGTTTCCGGCAGGCTTATCACCTGAGTTTCTGACTAGCTCTTTAGTTCAGTCGCCGGCCagcctctcacctgagtttctgACTAGCTCTTTGCCTCAGTGTTCGGTCAGCCCTTCGCCTGAGTTTTTAGGAGAGTCTCCAGCCAGCTCTttgcctcagtctccagccacCCCTTCGCCTGAGTTCCCGGCAGGCCTCTCAGCTGAGTTTCTGGCTAGCTCTTCGTCTCAGTCCCCAGCTAGTCCATCACCTCAGTCTCTGTCCAACCATTCAGCCTCTG CTAATTCCTCGCCTCAGTCCCCAGCCAGcctttcacctcagtctccggcTGGTCTCTCACCTAAGTCTCTCGCTAGTCCGGAATCCAGCGAAGGCGCCCAGTGTTCGCTCAGCATCCTTCAGCCAGAGGCCAGCGCTCTCCAGCCTCAGCCCAGCACTCTCCAGCCAGAG CCTCGAACCTATGCTCGCCTCAGGGGCTGTCCTCCAGAACAGCCACAAGTCTCTACTCGCCTGAGAGGCCGTCCTCCTGAGCGGTCCCAGAACTTCTGGGGCCTGAGGGGCCGACCTCCAGAGCAGCCCCAGACCCTCAACAGCCCAAAGGGTTGCCCTCTCGGTCCACTCCGCCTTCCGGGCCAGTATGGGGGCAGACCTCCGGACCGTGGACTGTCTTCCCCCACGCCCACCCTTTGGCACACTCCTCCTACCCGATAa